A part of Gossypium hirsutum isolate 1008001.06 chromosome A07, Gossypium_hirsutum_v2.1, whole genome shotgun sequence genomic DNA contains:
- the LOC107954041 gene encoding pentatricopeptide repeat-containing protein At2g18940, chloroplastic, whose amino-acid sequence MEMYYLSRKHLNQKLFPSLHYYQSSLLFALSSKSLPPLCSTPQNQILSSHQLHTIPTPHSSTPFISSSVSSPFPSTQYPFSRFLNRPDFSWFRSFSASSRTNASGMQVSEIINLIRSGSNDLESKLDAMNIRLSEVLLNTIFRILNREKIPALPFFNWIRKSHPEFRHESDIYSLVVDNCGRLDDFDSIFNLLNDFRIHGICLNQKAFSYLPVMISNQAAMKKSICKTMEILNKIGGSCGVTGTHALIEMLCALGSFEMAEYVITKTEKRLSNYGILIRSRSRKGHFEEAKRVLDEMTGTGVTPNCQIFNYILSCLQKTDQTDKVIQLLELMAENGCPPNALTYEIFICNLCRHGKLDMAFVWLNKMESKGIEPRPTTHAALIKEYFKLQQYEQAHQYVVVCSDKYKTVSNTIYSLLASLYRKQGKPVMAQSVLSEMIEKGLSPNFTVYMHVRKHLQKIGREDLARNLESSFSCFISQPSAVNG is encoded by the coding sequence ATGGAGATGTATTATCTCTCCAGAAAACACCTCAATCAAAAGCTTTTCCCAAGTCTCCATTACTATCAGTCTTCTCTTCTCTTTGCCCTTTCCTCCAAATCACTCCCTCCCCTCTGTTCAACCCCCCAAAATCAGATTCTCAGTTCCCATCAACTCCACACCATTCCCACTCCCCATTCTTCAACCCCTTTCATTTCCTCATCTGTGTCTTCCCCATTTCCTTCTACACAATACCCATTTTCCCGATTTTTAAATAGACCCGATTTTAGTTGGTTTCGCAGTTTCTCAGCTTCTTCAAGAACGAATGCGAGTGGAATGCAAGTTTCTGAGATTATCAATTTGATTCGAAGCGGTTCTAATGATTTAGAATCCAAATTGGATGCTATGAATATACGTCTTTCCGAGGTATTATTGAACACAATTTTCCGAATTTTGAATCGCGAGAAAATCCCTGCATTACCTTTCTTCAATTGGATTCGAAAATCCCATCCTGAGTTTCGTCATGAGTCTGATATTTATAGTTTGGTTGTTGATAATTGTGGGAGATTAGATGATTTTGATTCTATATTCAATCTTTTAAATGACTTTAGGATTCATGGGATTTGTTTGAATCAAAAGGCTTTTAGTTATTTACCTGTTATGATATCTAATCAAGCTGCAATGAAGAAATCTATATGCAAAACAATGGAAATATTGAACAAAATTGGTGGTTCTTGTGGTGTTACTGGTACCCATGCTTTGATTGAAATGTTATGTGCTTTAGGTTCTTTTGAAATGGCTGAATATGTGATTACAAAAACAGAGAAACGGTTATCAAATTATGGCATTTTGATCCGTTCTCGAAGCCGTAAAGGTCATTTTGAAGAAGCAAAACGAGTTCTTGACGAGATGACCGGAACCGGAGTTACACCGAATTGCCAGATTTTCAACTATATACTCAGTTGTTTACAAAAAACCGATCAAACCGACAAAGTTATTCAACTGCTTGAACTCATGGCCGAAAATGGTTGTCCTCCTAATGCATTAACCTATGAGATATTCATATGTAATTTGTGTAGACATGGTAAATTAGATATGGCATTCGTCTGGCTCAATAAAATGGAATCGAAGGGTATCGAACCTCGACCGACGACACATGCTGCTTTGATTAAGGAGTACTTCAAGTTACAGCAGTACGAACAAGCACACCAGTATGTGGTTGTTTGTAGTGATAAGTATAAGACGGTAAGCAATACGATTTACAGTTTGTTGGCTAGTCTTTATAGGAAACAGGGAAAACCGGTTATGGCACAAAGTGTGCTTTCGGAGATGATTGAAAAGGGTCTAAGTCCGAACTTTACAGTGTATATGCATGTGAGGAAGCACCTTCAGAAAATAGGGAGAGAAGATTTGGCGAGAAATTTGGAGAGTAGTTTTTCTTGCTTCATTTCACAACCAAGTGCTGTTAATGGCTGA